In Blastococcus saxobsidens DD2, the genomic stretch GCTCTCTGAGGTCGACTCGGGGTGGGCGCGGCTCCCCCGAGCCCGCCGCTCCAGGTTAGAGGGCGACCGCGCCGCTCCGGGGTGACCCTCGTCGCACGCCGGGGTCAGACGGCCTGCACCCGCGCGGTCTGCCGCTGGGCGGCGAACCAGTCGACGGTGCGGCGCAGCCCCTCCTCCGAGGGCACCCGAGGCCGCCAGCCGAGCAGCTGCTCGGCGCGCGTGGTGTCCGGGCGGCGCACCTTGGGGTCGTCGACGGGCAGGTCGATGTAGTCGATGGGGGAGCCGGAGCCGGTGAGCTCGACGATCCACTCGGCCAGCCGCAGCATCGACAGCTCGTCGGGGTTGCCGATGTTGACCGGGCCGGTGTGGGCGGAGAACGCCATCGCGAGGATGCCGGCGACGGTGTCGTCGACGTAGCAGATGGAGCGCGTCTGGGACCCGTCCCCGGCCACCGTCAGGGGGCGGCCCTCGAGCGCCTGGTTCACGAACGCCGGGATGGCGCGGCCGTCGTCGGCGCGCATCCGGGGGCCGTAGGTGTTGAAGATCCGCACGATGCCGGTGTCGGTGCCCTTCGACGTCCGGTAGGCGGTGGTCATGGCCTCGCTGAACCGCTTGGCCTCGTCGTAGACCCCGCGGGGGCCGACCGGGTTGACGTTGCCCCAGTACTCCTCGGTCTGCGGGTGCTGCAGCGGATCGCCGTAGACCTCCGACGTCGACGCCAGCACGTACCGGGCGCCCTTGTCGTGCGCCAGGCCGAGGGTGTGCAGGGTGCCGAGGCTGCCGACCTTCAGCGTCTCGATCGGCATCTTCAGGTAGTCGATCGGGCTGGCCGGCGAGGCGAAGTGCAGCACGAGGTCGACCGGGCCGGGGACGTGCACGTAGTCGGTGACGTCGCAGCGGACCAGGCGGAACCCGGGGTGCTCCATCAGGTGGAGGACGTTCTCCGGGGAACCGGTGAGGAAGTTGTCGAGGCAGACCACCTCGACCCCGCGCTCGAGCAGCTGCTCGCACAGGTGCGAGCCCAGGAACCCCGCCCCTCCGGTGACGACCGCCCGGCGGATCGTCCGTGTCTCGCGTGCCGGCCCGCTGACCATCGCCGTCCTCCTCGCCCGCGCGCGGGAGCGCGCTGCAGCACCCCCTACCCGGAGATCAACTCCGCACACACTTCGATCCCGAAGTGTCGGGGCGGCGGTCCACCCGAACGTGGACGGGCCGCCGGCCTCCCGAAGGAGACCGGCGGCCCGGTGCACGGTGGGGTCAGCCGATCAGCCGGCCGGCTCCTCCTCGGGGATGGCGTCCGCCGGCGGGGTGGACTCCTCGCCGGTGTACTCCTCGATCGGGGCGTCACCGATGTCGGTCACCAGCACCGGGGTCAGCTGCTCGGAGCCGCCGTCGGGGGTGATCCGGGCGAGCGACATGCCGCTGATGCCGAGGTGGCTCTCCTCCGAGTAGCGGAACGGCGCCAGGCCGGGGCCCTGCCAGTCCTCGCCGATCTGCTCGACGATCTCGACGAAGTCGTCACGCGTGGGGTTCCGCCCAGCCGCCTGCAGCGCCTGCACCATGGTGTATGCCTGGCTCATGCCGTAGATGCGGTAGTTGGTGAGCTCACCCTCGCCACCGCACTCGTCCCAGATCCGCTGGAACTCCTGCACCCAGGGGTTGTCGGTCTCGTCGACCGTCGGCAGGTAGTCGGTGGTGATGGCGCCGGCCAGCAGACTGGCGTCGCTCACCGCACCCTGGGAGAAGCTGTTCAGCAGTCGCCCGACCAGCGCCGGGTCCGACCCGACGTTGGAGTAGAACCACTGCTCCGGCTGGAAGCCCAGCTGAGCTGCGGCCAGCTGCGACAGCGCCGTGTAGCTGGGCACGGTGAAGCCGACGACGACGTCGGCGCCGGCCGCCTGCAGCGCGGCGATCTGCGGACCGATGTTGGTGTTGCCCGGGACGTAGCGCTCGACGGCGACGATCTGGTCGTCGGAGAGGTACTGCCGCAGGCCGGCCTCGCCGTCCTCGCCGAAGTCGTCGTCCTGCAGGAAGAGGCCGACGTTGGCGTCCGGGAAGTTCTCGGCGATGTACTGGCCGATAATCTTCCCCTCGCTCATGTAGTCGGTCTGCCAGCCGAACGTGTAGGGGTACTCATCGGGCTGGGCGCCCCACAGCAGCGAGCCGGATGCCACGAACATGTCGGGCACCCCCTCGGCGTTGAGGAACTCGAGGACCGCGCTGTGCGTCGGGGTCCCGAGGCCGCCCATGATCGCGAAGACCTCGTCCTCGAGCACCAGCTGGTTGACCACCTGGGCGGTCTGGGTCGGGTTGTAGGCGTCGTCGCGGTAGATCCACTCGATCTCGCGGTCGTAGATCCCGCCCGCCTGGTTGACGCAGTCGAAGTAGGCCTCGACGCCGGTGGGGATCTCGCTGTAGCCGGGGGCGGCCACACCGGTCAGCGGGTAGTGCGAGCCGAGCGTGATGGTGTCCTCGGTGATGCCGATGTCGGAGGCCTCGTTCTCACCATCGGCGCTGGCGCTGACGCCACCGCCGTCCCCGTCGTCGCCCCCGGCGCCGCAGGCGGCGAGGGTGGCGAGCATGGAAGCGGCGGCCATGGTGGACAGAAGCCGTCGGGAGGATCTGGACAACAGTTCTCCTCTGATGCGGCCCGGGCATCGGTGCCCGGGAGTCTGGATGGGATGGAGCGGCCGGGATCGGCGAGACGATCGGGTCGTGCTCACCCCCTGCTGCCGGGAGCCGACGTGGCCCCCGCGGCCTGCTGGGCTGCGATCTGCCGCTTGGCCTTGCGCGTCAGCCAGCGCATTTTGATCGTGCCGACGAAGCCGGCCGGCGCGAAGATCATCACCACGATGAGCACCACGCCGTAGACGAGCGGCGCCAGCTGGGCGGCCTCGGTGTTGTTCAAGCCGAAGTCGGCACCCAGGTTCGTGACGAACGGCGGCAGGAAGACCAGCAGCGCCGAGCCGAGCAGCGCGCCGAGCAGGCTGCCGAGGCCGCCGATCACGATCGCGGTGAGCAGCGACAGCGACAGCACGATGGTGAAGCCGCTGGGTGCGGCCAGTCGGACGACGATCGCCAGGACCCCGCCGGCCAGGCCCGCGGCGGCGGCGCTCACCACGAACGCCAGCACCCGCCACGCGCCGAGGTTGATGCCGGCCAGCTCAGCGGCGACCTCCTGGTCGCGCACCGCTCGCCAGGTGCGCCCGATCCGGCTGCGGACCAGGTTGGCCAGCAGGAAGTAGGTGATCAGCAGGCAGACGACGCCGATGTAGGCCAGCCACTTGGTGTTCGACGCGTTGCCGCCCGACACGAAGCCGATGAACGCGTCGAACGACTCCGGCGCGCGAGGCGCGCTCACCCGCAGGCCCTGCTCACCGCCGAGCCAGTCGTGGAAGTAGATGGCCAGGCCGGGGATGCCGACCGCCAGTGCCAGCGTCGCCCCGGCCAGGTACGGGCCGTGCAGGCGGGCGGCGGCGACGCCGACCAGAGCGCCCACGAGAGTGGCGACCACCACGGCGGCCAGGAAGATGACTGCCAGGGGCAGCGGCTCCTCGGCGGCGAGGAACAGCGCCGTGGTGTAGGCGCCGACCGCCATGAGCGCGCCGTGGCCGAGCGAGATCTGGCCGTTCATGCCGGTGAGCACGGTGAGTCCGCCGGCGGCGATGGCGTAGTAGCTCAGCTGCGCCAGCTGCGAGTTGGTGAAGGAGTCGGTGAGCTCCAGCACGGCGACCGCGACGACCGCTGCGATCAGCAGCACCAGCAGATGCCGCAGCAGCGTGGACTCCGGCAGGAACGTCCGGCCGGTGCGGGCCGGCGCCGAGGGGGCGTCGGCCGCAACCGTGGTCTCGCCGGGGGCCTGGGACGCCGCCTTGCCCGGGGCGTCTTCGGGGGTCCGCAGTTCGCTCATCGTCATGCCCTCCGTGCCACGGTGCTGGAGAAGAGACCGCCGGGGCGCACGAGCAGCACCACCATGAGGATCACCAGCGCCGCGACGTTGACCAGCGCGCTGCCGCGCTCGACGTAGCCGCTGACGTAGCTCAGCGCCAGGCCGAGGAGCAGCCCGCCGACGATCGCGCCGATGGGGGAGTCCAGCCCGCCGAGCACCGCGGCGACGAAGCCGAAGATGATCAGGCTGTCCATGTAGGCCGGCCAGACGAACTCACCGCCGGCGATGAGGATCCCGGACAGCGCCCCGACCACCGCGGCCAGCGCCCAGCCCAGCGTCAGCATCCGGCCCACCCGGACGCCGAGCAGGCGGGCGACCTCCTGGCCGAAGGCCGAGGCGCGCATCGCCAGGCCGACGCGGGTGAACCGGAACAGCGCGACGAGCAGCGCCATCGTGACGATGACCGCGAGGGCCACGAAGATGCTGTTGGGCGTCAGCGCGATGGTGGTGCCGCCGATCTCGAGCCCGCGCAGACCGAACGGTGCCGGGAAGCTCTGGAACGACGAGCCGAAGAGGATCGCGATCAGCGCCTGGATCGCGACGAACAGGCCGAGGGTGACGATGACCGCGTTGAGCTCGGGCCCGCCCTCGACCGGCCGGATGACGACCCGCTCCACGATCGCGCCCAGGGCGAAGCCGCTGAGCAGCGCGGCCGCGAAGGCCAGCCAGTAGGACATCCCGCCCTGGATGAGGGCGAGGGCGATGAAGGTGGTGAGGGCGGCCATCGCGCCCTGGGCGAAGTTGACGATCCGGGTGGACCGCCAGATCAGCACCAGGGCGAGCGCGAAGGCGGCGTAGATGGTGCCCTCGATCAGCCCGGTGATGGTGACGTTCACGAAATAGGTCACGACGATGCGTCTTCCTGACTCTGCGGGCGGCTCAGAAGCCGAGATAGGCGTGCCGGAGCTGCTCGTCGGCCATCAACGTGCGCGCGTCGTCGGTGACGACGACCCGGCCGAGGTTGAGGACGACGCCGATGTCGGCGACCGACAGCGCACTCCGGGCGTTCTGCTCGACGAGCAGGACCGACAGGCCTTCGCTGTCGACCAGTTGGCGGAGCAATCCGAAGATCTGCGCGACGATCTTCGGGGCCAGGCCCAGCGAGGGCTCGTCGAGGAGCAGCACGCGGGGGCGGGCCAGCAGCGCGCGGCCGATGACCAGCATCTGCCGCTCGCCGCCGGACAGCGTGTGCGCGTGGTTGTCGCGCCGCTCCGCGATGCGCGGGAAGAGGTCGTAGACCCGGTCGAACTCCTCCTTGCCGACTTTTCCGCGGAACAGCGAGCCCACCCGCAGGTTCTCGTCGACGGTGAGCTCGGCGATCACGCCGCGGCCCTCGGGGACGTGCGACATCCCCTTGGCGACCATCGACTCGACGCGCGCCTTGGTGATGTCCTCACCGTCCAGGCGGACGCGCCCCCCGGTGGGCCGGACCAGCCCGCTGATCGTGCGCAGCAGGGTGGTCTTGCCGGCGCCGTTCGCGCCGAGGACGGCGGTGATCCGGCCGGTGTCGGCCCGCAGGGTGACGCCGTCCAACGCTCGGACCGGTCCGTACGAAGCGCTGAGGTCCTCCACCTCGAGCAGGGCGGTCGTCGTGGCGCTGCCGGCTGCCGCCGGCATGGCGGTGGCGCCGCGCGTGGTCTCAGACACGGGTGGCTCCTCCTTCCGGCGTGCTCGCCGTCGTCGGCCCGGCCTCGACCTCGTCGCCGAGGTAGGCCTCGGTCACCGCAGGATCGGCCTGCACCTCCGCGGGCGTGCCGGCCGCGATCTGGATGCCGGAGTCGAGGACGGTGATGCGGTCGCACACCCGCATGACCAGGTCCATGTGGTGCTCGACCAGCAGGACACTCATCTGGCCGGACAGGCTGCGGACGAGGTCGCCGAGCTCGTGCATCTCCTCCTCGGACAGGCCGCTGGCCGGCTCGTCGAGCAGCAGCAGGTCCGGCTCGGCGACCAGCGCGCGTGCCAGCGCGACGCGCTTCTGCACCGGGTACGGCAGCGAGCCGGGGTAGCGACCGGCGTACTGCTCGGCGTCCAGCTCGGTGAGCGCGTGCATCGCCCGCTCGCGCAGCCGGTGCTCATCCTTGTCCGAGGTCGGGAGCGCGAACAGCGCGGAGAAGAAGCCGGCCTTCGCGTGCCGGTGCGCGCCGACCATCACGTTCTCGAGGACGGTCATCAGCGGGAACAGGCCGACGCCCTGCAGCGTGCGGGCGATGCCGAGGCCGGTGAGCTGTGCGGGCTTCAGGCGGCGCAGCTCCTGCCCGCGCCACGTGATCCGGCCGGCCGACGGGCGCACCAGTCCACAGGCGACGTTGAACAGGGTCGTCTTGCCGGCTCCGTTGGGACCGATGAGCCCGTGCACCTGGCCCGGCTCCACGGTGAGCGAGACGTCGGTGAGCGCCGCGACGCCGCCGAAGGCGACGTTGATGCCGCTCATCTCGAGCCGGGAGGTGGGCGCGTCGTCGGGTGGCTGGCTGCCGGAATGCCTGAGCGGCTGCGCCAAGGGGCCCACTGCTCCTCTTCGTCAGGGGATCACCGTCCGGGCATGCCGAACGGCCTCGATCGGGTCACGAGTATTTCTGGTGAGCCTGCCCGGCGGTGTTCGCGGTCACAATGGGCGCACCGCACAGCGATCCCGAGGTCGGGTTGTGCTGTCCGTCGGCGCCGTGGAGCCGGTTCCCGACCCGCTGCGGGCGTCGATTGGGTCACGCTTCGGTGGCGCCGACCCTCTCGTGCCGTGGGTGCACTCACAATGGGCGGAACGCACAGTTCTGAACTCCCCGTGTTGTGCTGTCAGCGGTGTCTTCGAGGAGGTGATCGAGTGCACGCCTTCCGGCCGGAGGTGGCGACGAGGCTTGCGCAGCTGGGGCCGAGGCTGCTCGACCAGCTCGACGCGATGACCGACCGCATGGTGGACGTGCTCGCCCGCACCGAGCCGGCGTACCGCGAGCTGATCGAGCAGTCCGAGCAGGACCTGCGGCTGTCGACGCGCTCGAACCTGGAGAACGGGCTCCGCTCGCTCATGGCCGCGGCGGGACCCGGAGGGTCGCCGCACCTGGCGTCCGCGCGGGCGGTGGGGCGGCGGCGGGCCGCGCAGGGCATGCCGCTGGAAGCGGTGCTGCGGGCCTACCGGCTGGGCGGCCAGGTCACCTGGGAGACGCTCGTGGCGGTGTCCCGGGACGGCAGCGGGCACGAGGACACGCTCCTGCTCGAGGTGGCCGGCTCGGTGTGGCGCACCAACGACGCGGAGTGCGGCGCGCTCGCCGAGGGCTACCGGCAGGAGCAGCGACGGCTCGACGGCGTGGACGAGCAGGCCCGGCAGCAGGTGCTGGACGGCCTGCTGGACGGCCGCGGCAGCGATCCGGCGTTCGTGCGCAGCGCCGCCGAGCTGTTGGCCATGCCGCTCGAGGGGCGGCTGATGGCGGCCGTCGCGCTGCCGGGCCCGGACGGGGAGCCGGGGCTGGAGACGCCCGCGGAGACCCTGCTCAAGCGCGGGCTGCGATCGGTGTGGGGCGCCCGCAGCGAGGCGCAGGTCGGCGTGGTGGTGCTGGGCAGGAGCCGGCCGGCCGACCTGCTGGCCCTGCTGCGCACCGCGGCGCGCGGGCCGGTCGGGGTGTCCGACGTCGTCGTCGGCGCGGCCGCGGCCGGTGTCGCCTACCGGCTGGCCGAGACGGCGGTGCGGACATTGCCTGCCGGTGCCAGCCGGGTGGTGAGCATCGACGAGCGACTGCCCGAGGCGCTGCTCAGCAACTCGCCGGAGATCAGCTCCCGGCTCGTCGGGCAGTCCCTCGGTGGGCTGCTCGAGCTGCCGCAGGACGAGCGCGAGGTGCTGCTGGACACGTTGGCGGCCTTCCTCGCCTCCGACGGGTCACCGACCCGCGCCGCCGACGCCCTGTACTGCCACCGGAACACGGTGATGCACCGGTTGCGGCGGATCGAGTCGGTGACCGACCGGAAGCTGACCGACCCCCGCTCCCGGCTGCTCTGGCAGCTGGCCCTGCTGGGCACCGAGCACGGGCAGCCGGCCAGGCGCTCCGCCTGACTACTGGAGGTAGCTCTCCACCTGCTGCTCGGGCCGGACCTGCGCCTCGTCGGGGTTCTCGTCGTACTGCCGCTTGGCGCGGCGCTGGCGCAGCAGGTCCCAGCACTGGTCCAGGTCGGCCTCGACCTTGCTCATGCGGGCCCTGGTCTCGTCGGTGTGCTCGCTGCTGTCGCGCAGCGCGTGCTCCTCGTCCACCAGGGTGTGGATGCGCGTCAGGATGTCGTCCTCGTCCATGCTCTCGAACCTGCCCGGGGACAGAGCCGTGAAACCGGAACCCGCCCCGTGCGCCCGGACGGTCAGGACTGCTCGGGCACCCAGCCCTCGACGAAGGCCGCCAGCCGGCGGTGCACGGCTCCGCCGGCGCGGCCCAGGGCCAGCAGCGCGGCGCGGTCGAGCGGGACCCGGACGGTGCGGCGGCCCGGCCGGCCGCTGGCGACGGCGTGGCCGGCGGCCACCAGCTCGGGCCACGGGCGGGCGAGCTGGTGGCGCACCCGGCCCAGGGCCGCCGCGGAGGGGCCCGCGTTGCCCTCGACCATCGCCGTCACGAAGCCGGGGTCGCTGCCGGCCACGCGGGTGCCGTCCCGGAAGCTCCCGGCGGCCAGCGCGAGCGCCAGCGGCCCGGCCTCGGCCGCCGCGGCGGCGAGCGCGGCGGCGAGCAGGTGCGGCACGTGGCTGATCGTCGCGACGGCGTCGTCGTGCTCCGCCGCGGTGACCGGCACGACCTCGGCGCCGACGGCCAGTGCCACCTCCGCGACGCGCAGCCACCGGGGCAGTTCGGTGTCGGCCTCCAGGCAGAGCGCCCAGCGGGCGCCGGTGAACAGCGCCGGGTCGGTGGCCCCGTGCCCCGACCGCTCGGTGCCGCACATGGGGTGGCCGCCGACGAACCGGCGTCCCAGCGTGGTGCCGACGGACGCGAGCACCGGCACCTTGACCGACCCCAGATCGGTGACCGTGGCGTCGGGGTCGATCGCCAGCCCGTCCAGCGCCGTCGCCATGACCGGCAGCGGCACGGCCAGGACGACGACCCCCGAGAGCTCCCGGGTGATCCGCACACCGCGCGCGGCGGCGGCGTCCCGGGCATCCGGGTCGACGTCCCAGCCGGACACCGGGCGGCCGGCAGCGGCGAGGGCGGCGGCCAGCGAGCCACCGAGCTGACCCAGCCCGACCACCGCCACCGGGGGAGCGGGCATGGTCGGTACCGGGAACGAGGGTGCTCCACCGGCGGGGGCGGCCCCGGGGCGCGCGGCATCGGCCATGATCAGAGGCTATGACGCCTCTCCCGACCGACGCGCTGCTCCACCCCGCCACGCCATGACGCCCCGGTCGTTCCTCCTCAGCCCGGAGCTCGCCGACTACGTCCGCGCGTCGTCCGACCCGGTCGACGACGTGATGGCCGACCTGATCCGGGAGACCGCCGAGATGGCCGCCCGCGGGGAGGCGTCGGCGACCATGCAGATCGCACCCGAGCAGGGGGTGCTGATGCGGCTGCTCACCACCGCGCTGGGCGCGCGGCGGGCGATCGAGATCGGCACGTTCACCGGCTTCTCCGCGCTGTGCATCGCCCGGGGGCTGCCCGAGGACGGCTCGCTGCTCTGCCTGGACCGCAGCGAGGAGTGGACGGCGGTCGCCCGGCGGTACTGGGAGCGGGCGGGGGTGGCCGGGCGGATCGAGCTGCGGATCGGCGACGCGCTGACCACGCTCCGGGGGCTTCCTCGTGCGGAGACGTTCGACCTGGCCTTCGTCGACGCCGACAAGACCGGCTACGCCGCCTACGTCGAGGAGCTGCACCCGCGCATGAGCCGCAACGGTGTGGTGCTGCTGGACAACACGCTCCGGGGCGGCCAGGTCCTCGAGCCGCGCGACGAGTCCGACCGGGCGCTGGCGGAGCTGAACACCGCGCTGGCCCGCGACCCGCGGTGGGAGACGGCACTGCTGCCCCTCGCCGACGGCCTGACCCTGCTGCGCAAGCGATGACCGGCACCGGGGCGGAGGGGCCGCCCAGCTACGCGGTGCGGGTCAGCCGCAGCGACGGGCGGTGGCGGGTGGAGCTGCTGGCCGACGACGCCGGCGACGAGCTGCCGGTGCTCGAGCGGGCGCTGGGCGACCCGGCGGCCGGTCACTGGCCGCCGCCGGTCGTGCTCGTCGTGGACTCCCGGCTGTACTTCGTGGCGCTGCGGCACGGCCCCGGCGGCATGGTGCGCGCGCTGATCTCCGACGCCACGATGCTGGAGTGGGTGCTCGCCGCCGAGGTGGTGGAGCGCTACGGGATCGGCGTCGACACCGACGGCGCCTTCGACGACGACGAGACCGGCTGGCCCGGCGGCGACCTGGACCTGTTCGCCGACGACGGGCTGCCCGCTGAGGAGCTACGACCGATCGTGACCGCTGACGACCTGTGGGCCGACGAGATGGTGGCCCGGATCGCCACCCGGCTGGGCTTCGCCGACGAGCTGGCCGCGGCGGTGGTCTCGTGACCGTCACCGCGGTGGTGTTCGACCTGGGCGGGGTCATCACCGAGAGCCCGATGACCGCCTTCGCCGCGTACGAGCGCGAGGCCGGGCTGCCCGAGGGCCTGATCCGCCAGCTCAACTCGACCGATCCGGACACCAACGCGTGGGCCCGGTTCGAGCGCAACGAGCTCGACGTCGCCGGGTTCTGCGCGGCTTTCGAGGCCGAGGCCGCCGCGCGGGGCCACCGGCTCGAGGCGGCGCGCGTCCTCGCGGCCCTGCACGGCGAGGTGCGGCCGGCCATGGTGGCCGCCGTGCGGCGGCTGCGGGAGGCGGGGCTGCCGCTGGCGCTCCTGTCGAACAACGTCGCGCCGATGGAGCGCACCGGGCGGCTCGGGGAGCTGCTGGGCCTGTTCGACGCGATCGTGGAGTCATCGGTCGAGGGTGTGCGCAAGCCCGAGCCCGAGATCTACCGACGGGCGCTGGTGCGGCTCTCCGACGCGGCCGGCCGGCGGATCGAGGCCGCCGACTGCGCCTACCTGGACGACCTCGGCATCAACCTCAAGCCCGCCCGGGCGCTGGGCTTTTCCACGATCAAGGTGGTGGACCCCTCCGCCGCGCTCGCCGAGCTGTCCGAGCTGGTCGGCTTCCCGCTGGACGGCGCCGCGTGAGCCGATACCTGGTTCGCCGGCAGTCCGTCTCTGCCCACCGGAGCTGGGCAGAGACGGATTGGCGGCAGGGGGCCCCGTGAGCCCCGACCTCGACGCGGCGATGGGCCGGGCGCTGGAGCTGGCGGCCGCCGCGGAGGGCTGGGGCGACACCCCGATCGGCGCCGTCGTCCTCGGACCGGACGGGACGGTGCTGGCCGAGGCGGCCAACGAGCGGGAGAAGCGGAGCGACCCGACGGCGCACGCGG encodes the following:
- a CDS encoding UDP-glucuronic acid decarboxylase family protein, which gives rise to MVSGPARETRTIRRAVVTGGAGFLGSHLCEQLLERGVEVVCLDNFLTGSPENVLHLMEHPGFRLVRCDVTDYVHVPGPVDLVLHFASPASPIDYLKMPIETLKVGSLGTLHTLGLAHDKGARYVLASTSEVYGDPLQHPQTEEYWGNVNPVGPRGVYDEAKRFSEAMTTAYRTSKGTDTGIVRIFNTYGPRMRADDGRAIPAFVNQALEGRPLTVAGDGSQTRSICYVDDTVAGILAMAFSAHTGPVNIGNPDELSMLRLAEWIVELTGSGSPIDYIDLPVDDPKVRRPDTTRAEQLLGWRPRVPSEEGLRRTVDWFAAQRQTARVQAV
- a CDS encoding ABC transporter ATP-binding protein, which gives rise to MGPLAQPLRHSGSQPPDDAPTSRLEMSGINVAFGGVAALTDVSLTVEPGQVHGLIGPNGAGKTTLFNVACGLVRPSAGRITWRGQELRRLKPAQLTGLGIARTLQGVGLFPLMTVLENVMVGAHRHAKAGFFSALFALPTSDKDEHRLRERAMHALTELDAEQYAGRYPGSLPYPVQKRVALARALVAEPDLLLLDEPASGLSEEEMHELGDLVRSLSGQMSVLLVEHHMDLVMRVCDRITVLDSGIQIAAGTPAEVQADPAVTEAYLGDEVEAGPTTASTPEGGATRV
- a CDS encoding prephenate dehydrogenase/arogenate dehydrogenase family protein translates to MADAARPGAAPAGGAPSFPVPTMPAPPVAVVGLGQLGGSLAAALAAAGRPVSGWDVDPDARDAAAARGVRITRELSGVVVLAVPLPVMATALDGLAIDPDATVTDLGSVKVPVLASVGTTLGRRFVGGHPMCGTERSGHGATDPALFTGARWALCLEADTELPRWLRVAEVALAVGAEVVPVTAAEHDDAVATISHVPHLLAAALAAAAAEAGPLALALAAGSFRDGTRVAGSDPGFVTAMVEGNAGPSAAALGRVRHQLARPWPELVAAGHAVASGRPGRRTVRVPLDRAALLALGRAGGAVHRRLAAFVEGWVPEQS
- a CDS encoding tRNA adenosine deaminase-associated protein codes for the protein MTGTGAEGPPSYAVRVSRSDGRWRVELLADDAGDELPVLERALGDPAAGHWPPPVVLVVDSRLYFVALRHGPGGMVRALISDATMLEWVLAAEVVERYGIGVDTDGAFDDDETGWPGGDLDLFADDGLPAEELRPIVTADDLWADEMVARIATRLGFADELAAAVVS
- a CDS encoding HAD-IA family hydrolase, which encodes MTVTAVVFDLGGVITESPMTAFAAYEREAGLPEGLIRQLNSTDPDTNAWARFERNELDVAGFCAAFEAEAAARGHRLEAARVLAALHGEVRPAMVAAVRRLREAGLPLALLSNNVAPMERTGRLGELLGLFDAIVESSVEGVRKPEPEIYRRALVRLSDAAGRRIEAADCAYLDDLGINLKPARALGFSTIKVVDPSAALAELSELVGFPLDGAA
- a CDS encoding O-methyltransferase yields the protein MTPRSFLLSPELADYVRASSDPVDDVMADLIRETAEMAARGEASATMQIAPEQGVLMRLLTTALGARRAIEIGTFTGFSALCIARGLPEDGSLLCLDRSEEWTAVARRYWERAGVAGRIELRIGDALTTLRGLPRAETFDLAFVDADKTGYAAYVEELHPRMSRNGVVLLDNTLRGGQVLEPRDESDRALAELNTALARDPRWETALLPLADGLTLLRKR
- a CDS encoding ABC transporter substrate-binding protein is translated as MSRSSRRLLSTMAAASMLATLAACGAGGDDGDGGGVSASADGENEASDIGITEDTITLGSHYPLTGVAAPGYSEIPTGVEAYFDCVNQAGGIYDREIEWIYRDDAYNPTQTAQVVNQLVLEDEVFAIMGGLGTPTHSAVLEFLNAEGVPDMFVASGSLLWGAQPDEYPYTFGWQTDYMSEGKIIGQYIAENFPDANVGLFLQDDDFGEDGEAGLRQYLSDDQIVAVERYVPGNTNIGPQIAALQAAGADVVVGFTVPSYTALSQLAAAQLGFQPEQWFYSNVGSDPALVGRLLNSFSQGAVSDASLLAGAITTDYLPTVDETDNPWVQEFQRIWDECGGEGELTNYRIYGMSQAYTMVQALQAAGRNPTRDDFVEIVEQIGEDWQGPGLAPFRYSEESHLGISGMSLARITPDGGSEQLTPVLVTDIGDAPIEEYTGEESTPPADAIPEEEPAG
- a CDS encoding PucR family transcriptional regulator, with the translated sequence MHAFRPEVATRLAQLGPRLLDQLDAMTDRMVDVLARTEPAYRELIEQSEQDLRLSTRSNLENGLRSLMAAAGPGGSPHLASARAVGRRRAAQGMPLEAVLRAYRLGGQVTWETLVAVSRDGSGHEDTLLLEVAGSVWRTNDAECGALAEGYRQEQRRLDGVDEQARQQVLDGLLDGRGSDPAFVRSAAELLAMPLEGRLMAAVALPGPDGEPGLETPAETLLKRGLRSVWGARSEAQVGVVVLGRSRPADLLALLRTAARGPVGVSDVVVGAAAAGVAYRLAETAVRTLPAGASRVVSIDERLPEALLSNSPEISSRLVGQSLGGLLELPQDEREVLLDTLAAFLASDGSPTRAADALYCHRNTVMHRLRRIESVTDRKLTDPRSRLLWQLALLGTEHGQPARRSA
- a CDS encoding DUF2630 family protein — its product is MDEDDILTRIHTLVDEEHALRDSSEHTDETRARMSKVEADLDQCWDLLRQRRAKRQYDENPDEAQVRPEQQVESYLQ
- a CDS encoding ABC transporter ATP-binding protein, which translates into the protein MSETTRGATAMPAAAGSATTTALLEVEDLSASYGPVRALDGVTLRADTGRITAVLGANGAGKTTLLRTISGLVRPTGGRVRLDGEDITKARVESMVAKGMSHVPEGRGVIAELTVDENLRVGSLFRGKVGKEEFDRVYDLFPRIAERRDNHAHTLSGGERQMLVIGRALLARPRVLLLDEPSLGLAPKIVAQIFGLLRQLVDSEGLSVLLVEQNARSALSVADIGVVLNLGRVVVTDDARTLMADEQLRHAYLGF
- a CDS encoding branched-chain amino acid ABC transporter permease gives rise to the protein MSELRTPEDAPGKAASQAPGETTVAADAPSAPARTGRTFLPESTLLRHLLVLLIAAVVAVAVLELTDSFTNSQLAQLSYYAIAAGGLTVLTGMNGQISLGHGALMAVGAYTTALFLAAEEPLPLAVIFLAAVVVATLVGALVGVAAARLHGPYLAGATLALAVGIPGLAIYFHDWLGGEQGLRVSAPRAPESFDAFIGFVSGGNASNTKWLAYIGVVCLLITYFLLANLVRSRIGRTWRAVRDQEVAAELAGINLGAWRVLAFVVSAAAAGLAGGVLAIVVRLAAPSGFTIVLSLSLLTAIVIGGLGSLLGALLGSALLVFLPPFVTNLGADFGLNNTEAAQLAPLVYGVVLIVVMIFAPAGFVGTIKMRWLTRKAKRQIAAQQAAGATSAPGSRG
- a CDS encoding branched-chain amino acid ABC transporter permease, whose translation is MTYFVNVTITGLIEGTIYAAFALALVLIWRSTRIVNFAQGAMAALTTFIALALIQGGMSYWLAFAAALLSGFALGAIVERVVIRPVEGGPELNAVIVTLGLFVAIQALIAILFGSSFQSFPAPFGLRGLEIGGTTIALTPNSIFVALAVIVTMALLVALFRFTRVGLAMRASAFGQEVARLLGVRVGRMLTLGWALAAVVGALSGILIAGGEFVWPAYMDSLIIFGFVAAVLGGLDSPIGAIVGGLLLGLALSYVSGYVERGSALVNVAALVILMVVLLVRPGGLFSSTVARRA